In the genome of Leeuwenhoekiella sp. MAR_2009_132, one region contains:
- the rpmF gene encoding 50S ribosomal protein L32, whose amino-acid sequence MAHPKRKISKTRRDKRRTHYKAAMPKIGVDATTGEAHLYHRAHWHEGKLYYRGQVVIDATSSEEAA is encoded by the coding sequence ATGGCACATCCTAAGAGAAAAATCTCCAAAACAAGAAGAGATAAGAGAAGAACACATTACAAAGCTGCAATGCCAAAAATAGGTGTAGACGCTACTACTGGCGAGGCACACCTTTATCACCGTGCTCACTGGCATGAAGGTAAACTCTACTATAGAGGGCAGGTTGTAATTGATGCTACTTCTAGCGAAGAAGCTGCTTAA